The following are encoded in a window of Aerosakkonema funiforme FACHB-1375 genomic DNA:
- a CDS encoding ATP-binding protein, producing the protein MDLEAHQFISYFEREQAAQVCKLAVVENFADREIIFQEGEIPDFVYLVLAGEVEFRKNNGNNKYQTVALAKQNDFFGEFGVLDGQPRSAQAIVCSGATLARIPRDGLMEILNNTKGSVVLKLLGYIVRHLRSTTAQYVNQMVHKEKMALVGEMVNTIIHDFRSPVTSIYLASVMLKEFHPDEETIEWCDIIQAQVRRMLGMAEEALEFASGHAVLNTQPVNLDFLLQNFEKLNRIYFKDAKVEFKLNTADVVINADENKLMRVLQNLVGNAVEAFKGCGGRIEISALAKEKVAEIIICDNGPGIPEEIREHLFDPFVTYGKRGGTGLGTAIAKSIIEAHSGEISFRSNADEGTTFYIRLPLISQ; encoded by the coding sequence ATGGATCTAGAAGCACATCAGTTCATTTCCTATTTTGAACGCGAGCAAGCAGCCCAAGTATGCAAGCTAGCTGTTGTAGAGAATTTTGCCGATCGAGAAATAATTTTTCAAGAGGGTGAAATTCCCGATTTCGTATATTTAGTTTTAGCAGGCGAAGTAGAATTTAGAAAAAATAATGGTAACAATAAATATCAAACTGTTGCCTTAGCCAAACAAAATGACTTTTTTGGCGAATTCGGAGTTTTGGATGGTCAACCCCGTAGTGCCCAAGCTATTGTTTGTAGTGGGGCAACTTTGGCAAGGATTCCCCGTGATGGGCTAATGGAAATTTTGAATAACACAAAAGGCAGTGTAGTCCTTAAATTACTAGGTTATATAGTGCGACATTTACGCTCCACCACAGCCCAATATGTCAATCAAATGGTTCACAAAGAAAAAATGGCTTTGGTAGGAGAAATGGTCAATACCATAATTCACGACTTCAGAAGTCCTGTGACGAGTATCTATTTGGCTAGTGTGATGTTAAAAGAATTTCATCCGGACGAAGAAACGATTGAATGGTGCGATATTATTCAAGCCCAAGTCAGGCGAATGTTGGGTATGGCAGAAGAGGCTTTAGAATTTGCCAGCGGTCATGCTGTGTTGAATACTCAACCTGTCAACCTCGATTTTTTATTGCAAAATTTTGAAAAGTTAAATCGCATTTATTTTAAAGATGCTAAAGTAGAATTTAAGCTTAACACAGCCGATGTAGTGATAAACGCTGATGAAAATAAGCTGATGCGGGTTTTGCAAAATTTAGTAGGTAACGCAGTCGAGGCTTTCAAAGGTTGCGGTGGGCGAATTGAGATATCGGCTTTGGCAAAAGAGAAAGTAGCAGAAATTATCATTTGCGATAATGGCCCAGGTATTCCGGAAGAAATTCGGGAACATTTGTTCGATCCTTTTGTTACTTATGGAAAACGTGGAGGGACGGGATTAGGAACAGCGATCGCTAAATCAATTATCGAAGCACACAGCGGCGAAATTTCCTTTCGCTCAAATGCCGACGAAGGTACAACTTTTTATATTCGCTTACCTCTAATTAGTCAATAA
- a CDS encoding NAD(P)/FAD-dependent oxidoreductase produces MTLTDRILSQLPGDVLGGLRKADNLWQSLKEDSIPIPTVVKESQQPLVGVDWDVIVCGGTLGILIATAIARMGWRVALIERGILRGRDQEWNISRQELATFLELNLLSESELQQAIATEYNPARISFLGGKEHWVKDVLNIGIDPVFLLDTLKSKFLQFGGQLLENTPFQGAVVHPDGVTVNIGSPILDLGFESNNPTSLKTRLLIDAMGHFSPIVQQARQGKKPDGVCLVVGTCAQGFPENDTGDLLVSFTPIQNQCQYFWEAFPARDGRTTYLFSYMDADRKRSSLADLFEDYLRLLPQYQNVQLEQLQFQRALFGFFPSYRQSPLKMPWHRILPVGDSSGAQSPLSFGGFGAMVRHLKRLVSGIDEALRSDELSKNALALLQPYQPNLAVTWLFQRAMSVAIDRQVDPDRINQLLAAVFLEMEQLGDAVLKPFLQDVVQFPALSQTLWQTQISHPALVVKIIPQVGLIALLDWLVHYFNLGAYSALYQLGKAIEPWVKNLPPVPQYYCHRWIDAWKYGSGGDYSN; encoded by the coding sequence ATGACTCTAACCGATCGAATTCTTTCCCAGCTACCAGGCGATGTCCTGGGAGGACTGCGTAAAGCCGACAACCTCTGGCAATCACTCAAAGAAGACTCCATACCGATACCGACGGTGGTAAAAGAAAGTCAGCAACCTTTGGTCGGGGTGGACTGGGATGTTATAGTTTGCGGCGGTACTTTAGGTATTTTAATCGCTACTGCGATCGCCAGGATGGGTTGGCGAGTAGCTTTAATAGAGCGTGGCATTTTGCGGGGCAGAGATCAAGAGTGGAATATCTCCCGCCAAGAGTTAGCAACATTTTTAGAATTGAATCTGCTTTCTGAGTCGGAACTGCAACAGGCGATCGCTACCGAGTATAACCCAGCTCGCATCAGCTTTCTCGGCGGTAAGGAACATTGGGTAAAAGATGTACTCAATATTGGCATTGACCCAGTTTTTTTGCTGGATACCCTCAAGTCAAAATTCCTGCAATTTGGCGGTCAACTATTGGAAAACACTCCTTTCCAAGGCGCAGTTGTTCATCCAGATGGCGTCACTGTCAATATAGGATCGCCGATTTTGGATTTGGGATTTGAGTCAAACAATCCCACATCTCTGAAGACACGGTTGTTAATTGACGCGATGGGGCATTTTTCACCCATTGTCCAACAAGCACGACAAGGAAAAAAGCCAGATGGTGTCTGTTTGGTAGTGGGAACTTGCGCTCAAGGATTTCCGGAAAACGACACGGGCGATTTGTTGGTTTCATTTACACCCATACAAAATCAATGTCAGTATTTTTGGGAAGCATTCCCAGCCAGAGATGGGAGGACAACTTATTTATTTTCTTATATGGATGCTGATCGGAAACGATCGAGTTTGGCAGATCTTTTTGAAGACTACCTGCGCCTGTTACCTCAATACCAAAATGTACAACTGGAACAGCTGCAATTTCAAAGGGCTCTATTTGGTTTTTTTCCCAGCTATCGGCAAAGTCCTCTGAAAATGCCTTGGCACCGCATTCTGCCAGTGGGTGACTCCAGTGGCGCTCAATCTCCTCTAAGTTTCGGCGGATTTGGCGCGATGGTGCGTCACCTCAAGCGTCTGGTGAGTGGAATTGATGAAGCGTTACGAAGTGACGAATTGAGTAAGAATGCTCTGGCGCTTTTGCAACCTTATCAGCCAAACTTAGCCGTAACTTGGTTATTTCAACGTGCCATGAGTGTCGCGATCGATCGCCAAGTAGACCCCGATCGAATTAATCAACTTCTTGCCGCTGTATTTCTGGAAATGGAACAGCTAGGAGATGCCGTCCTCAAACCTTTTCTCCAGGATGTCGTGCAGTTTCCCGCTTTGTCCCAAACACTTTGGCAAACCCAAATTTCACATCCGGCATTAGTTGTCAAGATAATTCCGCAAGTGGGATTGATAGCCCTTTTAGATTGGTTAGTTCATTACTTCAATTTGGGAGCTTATTCTGCTTTATATCAATTAGGAAAAGCCATCGAACCTTGGGTAAAAAATTTACCCCCAGTCCCACAATACTATTGCCATAGATGGATTGATGCCTGGAAATACGGATCTGGTGGCGATTACTCGAATTAG
- a CDS encoding actin-binding WH2 domain-containing protein, whose amino-acid sequence MLEKKIDGKNYFNVLIGLLRDRQNFMEEIRQGVRLQHKIIALLVCSSLFFGIYGAIIGLYHSVPQSLSAAIKLPCLYLLTLLICLPTLFIFNIFFGSRRSLTQHFLLVLTTASVISALLLGFAPVTLFFLITTDNYQFFKLLNVAIFILTGVIGVNSLYQGMQLISEEDTEGQGARKKILQFWLILYGFVGSQLGWIIRPIFGNPASPFELVRQMQGNIFMDIGNAIAEVLGFR is encoded by the coding sequence ATGCTAGAAAAGAAAATTGACGGGAAAAACTACTTTAATGTATTGATTGGTTTGCTGCGCGATCGCCAAAATTTTATGGAGGAAATCCGCCAAGGCGTCCGACTTCAACATAAAATCATTGCCTTGCTCGTTTGCAGCTCATTATTTTTCGGGATTTACGGGGCGATTATCGGCTTATACCACAGCGTCCCTCAATCGTTATCGGCTGCAATAAAACTACCATGCCTCTACTTACTCACGCTTTTGATTTGTCTGCCAACATTATTCATTTTTAATATTTTCTTTGGTTCCCGTCGCAGCCTTACACAACATTTTCTGCTCGTTCTCACCACCGCATCTGTAATCAGTGCGCTGTTACTCGGTTTTGCACCAGTTACTCTGTTTTTTCTAATCACTACCGATAATTACCAATTTTTTAAATTGCTAAATGTGGCGATTTTCATCCTGACAGGAGTGATTGGCGTTAACTCTCTTTACCAAGGAATGCAATTAATATCTGAAGAAGATACGGAAGGACAAGGAGCCCGGAAAAAGATTTTACAATTTTGGTTAATACTGTATGGATTTGTCGGCAGTCAATTAGGATGGATAATTAGACCGATTTTTGGGAATCCGGCTAGCCCTTTTGAGTTAGTTCGTCAGATGCAGGGTAACATTTTTATGGATATCGGAAATGCGATCGCGGAAGTGCTTGGGTTTCGCTAA
- a CDS encoding SRPBCC family protein: MSQERVFEQSIQINAPATVVERCIAERDLMHRWLNPALRCDPVGEWNTEIGSRSRFIIQIPLLQPTLESVVVEREPGLIVWEFEGFFKGRDRWECQPLAEGTRLVNRFEFQIPNPLVNWGFNTFAAGWTQQDMQAQLRRLKLVAQSLQGLGGRG, translated from the coding sequence ATGTCACAAGAGCGAGTTTTTGAACAATCGATTCAAATTAATGCTCCTGCTACAGTGGTGGAACGCTGTATTGCAGAGCGCGACTTGATGCACCGATGGCTTAACCCCGCCCTGCGTTGCGATCCCGTAGGTGAGTGGAATACAGAGATTGGCAGTCGCAGTCGCTTTATCATTCAGATTCCGCTGTTGCAGCCTACTCTGGAAAGCGTTGTGGTGGAAAGGGAACCGGGTCTGATAGTCTGGGAATTTGAGGGATTTTTTAAAGGACGCGATCGCTGGGAATGTCAACCTTTAGCAGAGGGTACTCGTCTAGTCAATCGTTTTGAGTTCCAAATTCCCAACCCCCTAGTTAACTGGGGTTTCAATACGTTTGCGGCTGGTTGGACTCAACAAGATATGCAGGCTCAACTGCGACGCCTCAAGCTAGTGGCCCAAAGTCTTCAGGGGCTAGGGGGTAGGGGCTAG
- a CDS encoding SirB1 family protein, producing MDFPLARQYFYQEIHQPDKQINLAKAALHIAQEEYPELDPIEYLNALDTMAAEVEELLPPERYPLRIVQSINKYLYEDLGFVGNTVDYYDPRNSYLNEVIERRTGIPITLSLLYLEIAQRIDFPMVGIGMPGHFLIRPDFEDVGIYVDAFNRGEILFEADCQQRLSQIYQQPIELNRSFVEPVSNRRFLARMLMNLKLIYLNQNELEKALAVIERLLLLFPGVSAELRDRGLLYYQLGQWTSACLDLETYLIQVPNADDADAIRLLVERMRQDL from the coding sequence ATGGACTTTCCCCTGGCGCGGCAATATTTTTATCAGGAAATTCATCAGCCAGACAAACAAATCAATCTGGCAAAGGCTGCTCTACATATAGCACAGGAAGAATATCCAGAATTAGATCCCATTGAATACCTCAACGCCCTGGATACAATGGCGGCAGAAGTAGAAGAACTTCTGCCGCCAGAACGCTATCCCCTGCGGATCGTTCAGAGTATCAATAAGTATCTCTACGAGGATTTAGGTTTTGTCGGCAATACAGTTGATTACTACGATCCGCGCAACAGCTATTTAAATGAAGTAATTGAACGGCGAACGGGGATTCCCATTACGCTTTCGCTGCTATACTTGGAAATCGCCCAGCGCATCGATTTTCCAATGGTTGGCATAGGAATGCCGGGACATTTCCTGATTCGTCCGGATTTTGAAGATGTCGGCATTTATGTCGATGCTTTCAATCGCGGCGAGATTCTTTTCGAGGCAGATTGTCAGCAAAGGCTGTCTCAAATATATCAGCAGCCGATCGAACTCAACCGATCTTTTGTCGAGCCAGTCAGCAATCGACGCTTTTTAGCGCGGATGCTGATGAATCTCAAACTGATTTATTTAAACCAGAATGAGTTGGAGAAAGCACTGGCGGTAATTGAGCGCCTTTTACTGCTATTTCCAGGTGTATCCGCAGAACTGCGCGATCGCGGTCTTCTATATTACCAATTGGGACAATGGACGTCAGCTTGTCTCGATCTAGAGACTTATCTTATCCAAGTTCCCAATGCTGACGATGCAGATGCTATTCGCCTTTTAGTAGAGCGGATGCGTCAAGATCTCTAG
- a CDS encoding methyl-accepting chemotaxis protein: MLGNLKLRGRILVGYGVPIPLSFLLALLVYSNTNLVAQSLSQANASRDALEITDRMESEASAMERSTRGYLLTRQQSYLDRFKQASESLSEASTSAEKLIKDSKQEFFSNEQKNIFDRLVLTVKRLRSLDERMINLVRNGKGSEAIKIFVKDESALLSSQIKDLNNTFNDIALKQLRQTQSNTTNSLELLTWVAVFGTLIAAIASVIFGLLLASNIQQAINKNVSTIATSSNEIAASVEQQERSASQQAAAVNQTTITMDELGVSSKASAEQAEAARLKVDRIAQQIMQLSEQLSQINSIANLVSDIANQTNMLAINAAVEAVRAGEQGKGFAVVATEIRRLADQSKRSAEKIATLVADLQNTTKASVLITDANMAGIEGIVSAVNNISVNIQQISLNVRQQALAIDQVVTAMNDFNESAQQTAAGINQTRVSVLQLNETAKNLKSVIS, encoded by the coding sequence ATGCTAGGTAACTTAAAACTAAGAGGTCGCATATTAGTCGGATATGGAGTACCAATTCCACTATCGTTTTTACTCGCGTTGCTGGTTTACTCAAACACCAATTTGGTAGCGCAATCGCTCTCTCAAGCCAACGCCTCGCGAGACGCCCTCGAAATAACTGACCGAATGGAATCTGAGGCGAGTGCAATGGAACGCTCTACTCGCGGTTATCTTTTGACTCGGCAACAAAGTTATTTAGACAGATTCAAACAAGCTTCTGAGTCCTTGTCTGAAGCATCGACATCGGCAGAAAAGCTGATTAAAGATAGCAAACAGGAGTTTTTTAGCAACGAACAAAAAAACATTTTCGATCGATTAGTACTGACGGTAAAACGGCTAAGAAGCTTGGATGAACGGATGATTAATTTAGTTAGAAATGGTAAGGGATCTGAGGCAATTAAAATTTTTGTTAAAGATGAATCTGCTCTACTGTCTAGCCAAATAAAGGATCTAAACAATACCTTCAACGATATAGCTCTTAAACAACTGCGCCAAACTCAGTCAAATACTACAAATTCGCTTGAATTGCTCACATGGGTCGCGGTTTTTGGAACGTTAATAGCTGCAATTGCTTCTGTAATTTTTGGTTTGTTACTAGCATCGAACATTCAGCAGGCTATTAATAAAAATGTCAGCACGATCGCCACTTCTTCCAATGAAATTGCTGCTTCTGTAGAACAACAAGAACGCAGTGCTAGTCAGCAAGCAGCAGCAGTGAATCAAACTACTATAACAATGGATGAACTCGGAGTTTCGTCAAAAGCTTCAGCAGAACAAGCCGAAGCAGCAAGATTAAAAGTCGATCGAATCGCACAACAAATTATGCAGTTGAGCGAACAGTTAAGCCAGATTAATAGTATCGCTAATTTGGTCAGCGATATAGCCAATCAGACTAATATGTTAGCGATAAATGCCGCAGTAGAAGCGGTGAGAGCTGGAGAACAGGGTAAAGGTTTTGCTGTTGTGGCTACCGAAATTCGCAGACTTGCAGATCAAAGTAAAAGATCGGCTGAAAAGATCGCTACTTTAGTAGCCGATCTACAGAATACCACCAAGGCGTCTGTTTTAATAACAGATGCTAATATGGCAGGTATTGAAGGTATTGTATCTGCCGTGAATAATATCTCTGTAAATATTCAGCAAATTTCCCTAAATGTTAGACAACAAGCGCTCGCGATCGATCAAGTAGTGACTGCTATGAACGATTTTAATGAGTCGGCGCAACAAACTGCCGCAGGCATTAATCAAACGAGAGTTAGCGTATTGCAACTGAACGAAACTGCCAAAAATTTGAAATCAGTTATCAGTTAA
- a CDS encoding actin-binding WH2 domain-containing protein: MIQGQSPKIKYFAVLTNLLRDRQEFLDEIRQGVRLPSKILSLLVCSSIFLAIYGGIIGIYHSWMQALSSAVKLPALYLITLLICLPALYFSNIIFGSKRTFAQYFALVLTAVAVTSALLFSFAPISLFFLISTNNYQFLILLNVVIFSVTGFIGVSSLHRAASFVLEQENEGSKTRQKILKFWLFLYAFVGCQLGWTLRPFFGMPNSPFSLFREREGNFYVSVIQSLAYILGFR, translated from the coding sequence ATGATTCAAGGGCAATCTCCAAAAATTAAATACTTTGCCGTATTGACGAACTTGTTGCGCGATCGTCAAGAATTTCTAGACGAAATCCGTCAAGGTGTAAGGCTGCCAAGTAAAATATTATCTCTGCTGGTTTGCAGTTCGATATTTCTTGCTATCTATGGCGGAATTATCGGTATTTACCATAGCTGGATGCAAGCTCTTTCCTCTGCTGTAAAGCTCCCAGCACTTTACTTAATAACCCTATTAATTTGCCTGCCAGCATTGTACTTCTCCAATATCATTTTTGGTTCCAAGCGCACTTTTGCTCAGTATTTTGCCTTGGTGCTGACAGCGGTGGCAGTAACTAGCGCTCTTTTATTCAGTTTTGCGCCTATATCGCTGTTTTTCTTAATCAGCACCAATAACTACCAATTTTTAATATTGTTGAATGTCGTGATATTTTCTGTGACTGGATTCATCGGAGTTTCTTCTCTGCATCGAGCAGCGAGCTTTGTGTTGGAACAAGAAAATGAAGGTAGCAAGACACGGCAAAAAATATTAAAATTTTGGTTGTTTCTTTATGCTTTTGTAGGTTGTCAGTTGGGATGGACGCTCAGACCTTTCTTCGGAATGCCTAATTCACCTTTTTCTCTGTTCCGAGAAAGGGAAGGGAATTTTTACGTGAGCGTGATTCAATCTCTGGCATACATTTTGGGCTTTCGTTAA